In the genome of Opitutia bacterium KCR 482, one region contains:
- a CDS encoding methionine biosynthesis protein MetW codes for MSENKNTKSLSKRKIELKAIGEWIADGERVLDLGCGRGILLSELARKKNIYGVGVDSDFDKISRAIKRGVNAYHGDIMDLLSAFDDDSFDWIICSRTLPELENAREVVFEALRVGRRVAVGFVNHAYWRNRLYMALTGSRIVNDVFPERWDTARPMNPISINSFKEFCKENDITIARSHFLRGDWETPCALLPNLLSGYAIFEILKDKKQ; via the coding sequence ATGTCGGAGAATAAAAACACAAAATCGCTCTCGAAGCGCAAGATAGAGCTTAAAGCAATCGGCGAATGGATTGCCGACGGCGAACGCGTGCTCGACCTCGGCTGCGGCAGGGGAATCCTGCTGAGCGAACTTGCTCGGAAAAAGAACATCTACGGCGTCGGGGTCGATTCGGATTTCGACAAAATCTCGCGCGCAATAAAGCGCGGCGTCAACGCCTACCACGGAGACATAATGGATTTGCTCTCCGCCTTTGACGACGATTCCTTCGACTGGATTATCTGCTCGCGCACGCTCCCCGAACTCGAAAACGCAAGGGAAGTCGTGTTCGAAGCGTTGAGGGTGGGCAGGCGCGTCGCCGTGGGCTTCGTCAACCACGCCTATTGGCGGAACAGGCTCTACATGGCGCTCACAGGCTCGCGCATAGTAAACGACGTCTTCCCCGAAAGGTGGGACACCGCCCGCCCCATGAATCCCATTTCCATAAATTCGTTTAAAGAATTCTGCAAAGAAAACGATATTACCATAGCGCGTTCCCACTTTCTGAGGGGAGACTGGGAAACGCCATGCGCCCTCCTGCCGAATCTGCTGTCGGGCTACGCGATATTCGAAATTTTAAAAGACAAAAAACAATGA
- a CDS encoding homoserine O-acetyltransferase: protein MNDSDTGIHREKYGGDVGIVECADFFCDTPLDFELGGQLDSFNVRYETYGRLNEDKSNAILVCHALTGDHHCAGVYSLLDRKSGWWNNIIGPEKPLDTNKYFIICSNCIGGCRGTTGPSSINPQTGERYNLTFPAITIRDMVAVEERLVSHLGIKKLAMIIGGSMGGMQTLQWAIDFPDRMEKICALATTSRQNAQAIAFNEVGRSAIMQDPVWNGGNYELARVPSVGLGIARMMAHITYLSDKGLDDKFGREHKKIAGDEIFKPSFEIENYLHYQGQSFVNRFDANTYLYFTRALDLFDLRTNGGSLEAAFKNVEARTLVVGFTSDWLFPPKQNREIVKALLRIGKTASYAEIKSDLGHDSFLIHSPKLYNLVESFLNVGE, encoded by the coding sequence ATGAACGACTCCGACACAGGCATTCATCGGGAAAAATACGGCGGCGACGTCGGTATTGTCGAATGCGCCGACTTCTTTTGCGACACCCCGCTCGACTTCGAGTTGGGCGGCCAGCTCGACTCGTTCAACGTCCGCTACGAAACCTACGGCAGACTCAACGAGGACAAGTCGAACGCGATTCTCGTGTGCCACGCGCTCACGGGAGACCACCACTGCGCGGGCGTCTATTCGCTGCTCGACAGAAAATCGGGCTGGTGGAACAACATCATAGGCCCGGAAAAGCCGCTCGACACAAACAAATATTTCATCATCTGCTCGAACTGCATAGGCGGCTGCCGCGGCACGACGGGGCCGTCGTCGATAAACCCCCAAACGGGCGAACGCTACAACCTGACATTCCCCGCAATCACAATCCGCGACATGGTCGCGGTGGAGGAGCGGCTTGTGTCGCACTTGGGCATAAAAAAGCTTGCAATGATTATCGGCGGCTCGATGGGCGGCATGCAAACGCTACAATGGGCGATTGACTTTCCCGACCGCATGGAAAAAATCTGCGCCCTCGCCACGACATCGCGCCAAAACGCGCAGGCGATAGCCTTCAACGAAGTCGGGCGTTCGGCGATTATGCAGGACCCCGTCTGGAACGGCGGCAACTACGAGCTTGCCCGCGTGCCCAGCGTAGGGCTTGGAATCGCCCGCATGATGGCGCACATCACCTACCTTTCCGACAAGGGGCTTGACGACAAATTCGGGCGCGAACACAAAAAAATCGCGGGCGACGAAATTTTCAAGCCGTCTTTCGAGATAGAAAACTACCTGCACTATCAAGGGCAAAGCTTCGTCAACAGGTTCGACGCCAACACATACCTCTACTTCACCCGCGCCCTCGACCTCTTCGACCTGCGCACAAACGGCGGAAGCTTGGAGGCGGCGTTTAAAAACGTCGAGGCGCGGACGCTCGTTGTCGGCTTCACGTCTGACTGGCTCTTCCCGCCGAAACAGAACCGCGAGATAGTCAAGGCGCTGCTGCGCATAGGCAAAACGGCGTCATACGCGGAAATCAAGAGCGACTTGGGGCACGACTCGTTCCTGATTCACTCTCCTAAACTTTACAACTTGGTGGAATCGTTTTTGAATGTCGGAGAATAA
- a CDS encoding MFS transporter has product MSLILRSKLSIMMFLQFMLVASFWVQLSSYLDKMHVEGIMFALIMSTMAIGSIFSPLVGMFADRVANSEKVLFVLNALVAVLLLAAYFTVNPTMIFVWLVLAMCAYMPTWGLTSSIAMANSTPEAFPLIRVFGSLGWVCAAVFAFGAKFFFDAVIDGTAVPLACGAAVAAVAAVFALFLPATPPKAKGEPMSVADALGLRAFAMLKDRNVAIFMVCVIVWTVAFTIYWMYGSFLASLGVKNITPTLNVGQVSELLFMVLIPVAIKCIGFKNTMGLGILAMFLRYVMSAFAPEVGGLYWGAIAVHGIIFGFFFVAAQMYIDKKASDDIKAQAQGLYFFFYGIAQIFGTFFSTWLISHYTSNAIVADAVQASTSWQSIFWVEAAISGALLVFFYLFFKDDTKKA; this is encoded by the coding sequence ATGTCGTTAATACTCCGCTCTAAATTGAGCATTATGATGTTCCTGCAATTCATGCTGGTGGCGTCCTTCTGGGTTCAGCTGTCGAGCTATCTCGATAAAATGCACGTCGAAGGTATAATGTTCGCGCTGATTATGTCCACAATGGCAATCGGCTCGATTTTCTCGCCGCTGGTCGGCATGTTCGCCGACAGGGTTGCAAACAGCGAAAAGGTTTTGTTCGTGCTGAACGCGCTCGTGGCGGTTTTGCTGCTCGCCGCGTATTTTACGGTCAACCCGACCATGATTTTCGTATGGCTCGTTTTGGCGATGTGCGCGTACATGCCCACATGGGGTCTTACGTCGTCGATTGCCATGGCAAACAGCACGCCGGAAGCGTTCCCGCTTATCCGCGTGTTCGGCTCGCTGGGCTGGGTTTGCGCGGCGGTTTTCGCGTTCGGGGCAAAATTCTTCTTCGATGCTGTTATCGACGGCACGGCGGTTCCGCTCGCATGCGGCGCGGCGGTTGCGGCGGTTGCGGCGGTTTTCGCGCTCTTCCTCCCAGCGACTCCCCCGAAGGCGAAAGGTGAACCGATGTCCGTTGCCGACGCGCTCGGACTTCGCGCGTTTGCAATGCTCAAAGACCGCAACGTTGCGATTTTCATGGTTTGCGTAATCGTCTGGACGGTGGCGTTCACAATTTACTGGATGTACGGTTCGTTCCTCGCGAGCCTCGGCGTAAAGAACATTACGCCCACGTTGAACGTGGGTCAGGTTTCGGAACTGCTTTTCATGGTTCTCATTCCCGTCGCCATTAAATGCATAGGCTTCAAGAACACGATGGGCTTGGGCATCTTGGCGATGTTCCTTCGCTACGTCATGAGCGCGTTCGCGCCCGAAGTCGGCGGACTCTACTGGGGCGCGATTGCAGTTCACGGCATAATCTTCGGCTTCTTCTTCGTAGCCGCGCAGATGTACATCGACAAAAAGGCGTCCGACGACATCAAGGCTCAGGCGCAGGGCTTGTACTTCTTCTTCTACGGCATCGCGCAGATTTTCGGCACGTTCTTCTCGACATGGCTGATTTCGCACTACACAAGCAACGCAATCGTCGCCGACGCCGTTCAGGCGAGCACAAGCTGGCAGTCGATTTTCTGGGTTGAAGCGGCAATTTCGGGCGCGCTGCTCGTGTTCTTCTACCTGTTCTTCAAGGACGACACGAAAAAGGCGTAA
- the smpB gene encoding SsrA-binding protein SmpB, whose translation MAKKESERKAVEIRNRKASRDFFIGETFEAGIALSGTEIKSLRGAHAQINDAFVRVDNGEAILYQAHISEYDFGNINNHNPTRPRKLLLHKKEILKLKSATDSGGTAIIPLKIYFKKSLAKVLIAVCTGKKLFDKREAIKKSEAQKEARRAMSNFKRR comes from the coding sequence ATGGCAAAGAAAGAATCGGAAAGAAAGGCAGTAGAGATTCGCAACCGCAAGGCGAGTCGCGACTTTTTCATAGGCGAAACTTTCGAGGCGGGCATCGCGCTTTCTGGCACGGAAATCAAGAGCCTGCGCGGCGCGCACGCCCAGATAAACGACGCCTTTGTGCGCGTAGACAACGGCGAGGCAATTCTCTATCAGGCGCACATTTCCGAATACGATTTCGGCAACATCAACAACCACAATCCGACCCGCCCGCGCAAACTGCTCCTCCACAAAAAGGAGATTCTCAAATTGAAGTCGGCGACCGATTCGGGGGGAACCGCGATTATCCCGCTTAAAATCTATTTCAAAAAGTCGCTCGCAAAGGTGCTGATAGCGGTCTGCACGGGCAAAAAACTCTTCGACAAGCGCGAGGCAATCAAGAAAAGCGAGGCGCAAAAGGAAGCGCGGCGGGCGATGTCGAACTTCAAACGCCGATGA
- a CDS encoding tRNA (cytidine(34)-2'-O)-methyltransferase: protein MKSENPPVHIILHNPKIPQNTGNIGRMCSIIGARLHLIHPLGFIITDSKLKRSGMDYWYELDVVHHKDWESFKASPLAPDLSRIWLFTTKGDKCLWDAKFEHGDGLLFGAEDCGCPQRVHDDLDGRRLKIPQFAPKLRSLNLSTSAGIAAYEAMRQITHGNGGV from the coding sequence ATGAAAAGCGAGAATCCGCCCGTACATATAATATTGCACAACCCGAAAATCCCGCAAAACACGGGGAATATCGGCAGAATGTGCTCGATAATCGGCGCGCGCCTGCACCTGATACACCCGCTCGGCTTCATCATTACGGACTCCAAATTGAAGCGCAGCGGCATGGACTATTGGTACGAGCTTGACGTTGTGCACCATAAAGACTGGGAGAGCTTCAAGGCGTCGCCGCTCGCGCCCGATTTGTCGCGCATCTGGCTTTTTACGACAAAGGGCGACAAATGCCTTTGGGACGCAAAATTCGAACACGGCGACGGGCTTCTGTTCGGCGCGGAGGATTGCGGCTGCCCGCAGCGCGTCCACGACGACCTCGACGGACGCCGCCTGAAAATTCCGCAGTTCGCGCCCAAACTGCGCTCGCTGAACCTTTCAACCTCCGCAGGAATCGCCGCATACGAGGCAATGCGGCAAATTACGCACGGAAACGGCGGCGTTTGA
- a CDS encoding DNA-directed RNA polymerase subunit omega translates to MRDDYIKEAQKIIPDPNILINVVSRRVKQLKAGSEPTVNSLEKLELEDIALLEIIRGNISYELFSPRTDSVE, encoded by the coding sequence TTGAGAGACGATTACATCAAAGAAGCACAGAAAATCATTCCCGACCCCAACATTCTCATCAATGTGGTATCGCGCCGCGTAAAACAGCTCAAAGCGGGGAGCGAGCCTACGGTTAATTCGTTGGAAAAGCTTGAGCTTGAAGATATTGCGCTGCTTGAAATAATCAGGGGCAATATAAGCTACGAACTCTTCTCGCCGCGCACGGATTCCGTAGAATAG
- a CDS encoding PepSY-like domain-containing protein, with product MKKTTAILAIVLAAVCANAEKKVVAFGSIPQAAQQFANANFKGKQLASTQVDTMLFGAITEGYNIVYTDGTEIEFDADGNWKEIKAKTSAVPADLVPEKIRQYVKENFKGLPIVKIEKDAKGYEIELSNGRGLKFDPNFIFIGLD from the coding sequence ATGAAAAAGACAACCGCAATTCTGGCAATCGTCCTCGCCGCAGTCTGCGCGAACGCCGAAAAGAAAGTAGTGGCGTTCGGCTCGATACCGCAGGCGGCGCAACAGTTCGCAAACGCAAACTTCAAGGGCAAACAGCTCGCGTCGACGCAGGTCGATACAATGCTCTTCGGCGCAATCACCGAGGGCTATAACATCGTCTATACCGACGGCACGGAAATCGAATTCGACGCCGACGGCAACTGGAAGGAAATCAAGGCGAAGACATCGGCAGTTCCCGCCGACCTCGTGCCCGAAAAAATCAGGCAGTACGTCAAGGAAAACTTCAAGGGACTGCCGATTGTAAAGATTGAAAAAGACGCAAAGGGCTACGAAATCGAGCTGTCGAACGGCAGGGGGCTTAAATTCGACCCCAACTTCATCTTTATCGGCTTGGATTAG
- a CDS encoding ATP-dependent Clp protease proteolytic subunit, producing MNEKECETKNDGQKNPLANEINKRFLEERKIFLWDEVSDESSADIVRKLLYLDMLDHDKEITLYMSTPGGSISAGMAVYDTMKLIKAPVKVVVVGIAMSMGSILLSAAPKGRRFLFPSARVMIHQPLIMGEMSGTAVDMHIQAMELERMREELNKILAEASGQPLEKIAADTDRDFFMTAQEAVDYGLADGIITEL from the coding sequence ATGAACGAAAAAGAATGCGAAACAAAAAACGACGGGCAGAAAAACCCGCTCGCCAACGAAATCAACAAGCGTTTTCTTGAAGAGCGCAAAATATTCCTTTGGGACGAAGTCAGCGACGAAAGCTCGGCGGACATAGTGCGCAAGCTGCTCTACCTCGACATGCTCGACCACGATAAGGAAATCACCCTCTACATGAGCACCCCCGGCGGCTCAATCAGCGCGGGCATGGCGGTCTACGACACCATGAAACTCATCAAAGCTCCCGTCAAGGTGGTGGTCGTGGGAATCGCCATGAGCATGGGCTCGATACTGCTTTCCGCAGCCCCCAAAGGCAGACGCTTCCTCTTCCCCAGCGCGCGCGTGATGATTCACCAGCCGCTGATTATGGGCGAAATGAGCGGAACGGCGGTAGACATGCACATTCAGGCGATGGAGCTTGAACGCATGCGCGAAGAGCTGAATAAAATCCTCGCCGAAGCGTCGGGACAGCCGCTCGAAAAAATCGCCGCCGACACCGACCGCGACTTCTTCATGACCGCGCAGGAAGCCGTAGACTACGGACTCGCCGACGGAATCATAACCGAACTTTAA
- a CDS encoding META domain-containing protein → MKRFLIFALGVVLCTACNSTTRKEAARQLRETAAQPLANEAAVARAAEEACTVSEPFKSDLADTTWVPVFLAGQGEAKMPKSENEFVYLRFAPDLKVSGMSGNNLFGGSFVIGQNGSFGAANMFSTRRMGPYGEYEYKFMQALQKADRISISSDGKKLRLMRDKDVLLDFRKIPNNTVKQ, encoded by the coding sequence ATGAAAAGATTTTTAATATTCGCATTGGGCGTCGTTTTGTGTACCGCGTGCAATTCGACAACACGGAAGGAGGCTGCTAGGCAGCTGAGGGAGACCGCGGCGCAGCCGCTGGCGAACGAGGCGGCGGTCGCGAGGGCGGCGGAGGAGGCGTGCACGGTCTCCGAGCCGTTCAAGTCGGACCTTGCCGACACGACGTGGGTTCCCGTATTTTTGGCGGGGCAGGGCGAAGCCAAAATGCCGAAATCGGAAAACGAATTCGTCTACCTGCGCTTTGCGCCCGACCTCAAAGTCAGCGGAATGTCGGGCAACAACCTGTTCGGCGGCAGCTTCGTAATAGGGCAGAACGGCTCGTTCGGGGCGGCGAACATGTTCTCGACGCGCCGCATGGGCCCGTACGGCGAGTACGAATATAAATTCATGCAGGCGCTTCAAAAGGCGGACAGAATCTCGATTTCGTCGGACGGCAAAAAGCTCAGGCTTATGCGCGACAAGGACGTTCTGCTCGATTTCAGGAAAATCCCCAACAACACAGTCAAACAATGA
- a CDS encoding DUF1805 domain-containing protein, which produces MDEITFNRKTYKGYTIPTTNASLLAITAANGMLACGYVKVETADKLGDALAIVTGVNSYDDMFAKNVVAVSKAAQAKGVAVGMTGREALELLS; this is translated from the coding sequence ATGGACGAAATCACATTCAACAGAAAAACATACAAAGGCTACACTATCCCCACCACAAACGCCTCGCTTCTTGCGATAACCGCCGCAAACGGCATGCTCGCCTGCGGATACGTCAAGGTCGAAACCGCCGACAAACTCGGCGACGCCCTCGCAATCGTCACCGGCGTGAACTCCTACGACGACATGTTCGCAAAAAATGTCGTCGCCGTCTCAAAAGCCGCCCAAGCCAAAGGCGTCGCAGTAGGCATGACTGGCCGCGAAGCCCTCGAACTCCTCTCCTAG
- a CDS encoding putative quinol monooxygenase — MSPKTIIVWAGLRVKPEAAEEFKRRALEVVEKTRLEEKCLRYDLLQDATNPATFYFFEEYTDDEGYAAHRAMSYMPPFRDFRGTVVEEYLGIRVLDEIASH; from the coding sequence ATGAGTCCGAAAACGATTATAGTTTGGGCGGGGCTTCGCGTGAAGCCCGAAGCCGCGGAGGAGTTTAAGAGACGCGCGTTGGAGGTTGTGGAAAAAACGCGGCTTGAAGAAAAATGCCTGCGCTACGACCTTCTTCAAGACGCCACAAACCCCGCCACATTCTACTTCTTCGAAGAGTACACCGACGACGAAGGCTACGCCGCGCACCGAGCAATGTCCTACATGCCGCCGTTCCGCGACTTCCGCGGCACGGTCGTCGAGGAATACCTCGGCATACGCGTGCTTGACGAAATAGCTTCGCACTAA
- the sppA gene encoding signal peptide peptidase SppA: MKYIISFLGSLAANLLSLAVFFLIVPAFAVAAIFAFLMAQLGLAPSGTFDNAAIVLNLSDSVCEFAPPTDALSNLKRGGAASSVLSICSKIEAAARDDSNKLVFISGSFDCAAEDVSYAQIAELRAALRKYAESGKEVVAYLENPSTRDYFLASAATTVFLNPFSELEFKGLGGNAAFFGNALKKYGVEVEVVKVGALKSFGEMFTSDKMSEPVRENYAGLLDSVWNSVLESVAKSRKISAAALAGVAEKKAVLSAADALAARLVDRLAYRDEVIDYISEKVGADGVSFAQISVADYEFPECGPDCGGVVAVVYLNGEISAAKPANDIVDAATYCVLLRELRFDENVKAVVLRVNSGGGSAYESESIRREVELLAKAKPVVASFGGISASGAYWISTAANKIYADAESITGSIGVFSLLFSAEKLAADFGITFDGAKTAPMSDIGTFSRRPTNAEIARIRAATDTVYSKFVSLVSSSRKIPRDAVLKLADGRVFSGAAAKKLKLLDEIGGLSEAVEYAKKASKCESACVAECPQRDAVRDLLDMVSEGGAPFAKSVPIKTLERFKKLAETKRRSAVYTRIPLDFHIR; this comes from the coding sequence ATGAAGTATATCATATCGTTTCTCGGCAGCCTTGCGGCGAACCTGCTTTCGCTTGCGGTTTTCTTTCTGATTGTGCCCGCGTTTGCGGTCGCGGCGATTTTCGCGTTTTTGATGGCGCAGCTCGGTCTTGCGCCGTCGGGAACTTTCGACAACGCGGCGATTGTCCTCAACCTCTCCGACTCCGTGTGCGAGTTTGCGCCGCCCACCGACGCGCTCTCGAACCTCAAACGCGGCGGGGCGGCGTCGAGCGTGCTTTCCATTTGCTCAAAAATAGAGGCTGCGGCGCGGGACGACTCGAATAAGCTGGTTTTCATTTCGGGTTCTTTCGACTGTGCCGCCGAGGACGTCTCATACGCGCAGATTGCCGAGCTTCGCGCGGCTTTGCGCAAGTACGCGGAGTCGGGCAAGGAGGTTGTCGCGTACCTCGAAAATCCGTCCACGCGCGACTATTTCCTCGCAAGCGCGGCGACCACCGTCTTCCTCAACCCGTTCTCCGAACTCGAATTCAAGGGCTTGGGCGGCAACGCGGCGTTCTTCGGCAACGCGCTGAAAAAATACGGCGTCGAAGTCGAGGTCGTGAAAGTCGGCGCGCTCAAAAGCTTCGGCGAAATGTTCACCTCCGACAAAATGTCCGAACCCGTGCGCGAAAACTACGCGGGGCTTCTCGATTCCGTGTGGAATTCCGTCCTCGAAAGCGTCGCAAAATCGCGCAAGATTTCCGCCGCCGCGCTTGCTGGCGTCGCCGAAAAAAAGGCGGTGCTCTCCGCCGCCGACGCGCTGGCGGCGCGGCTTGTGGACAGGCTCGCATACCGCGACGAAGTTATAGACTACATTTCCGAAAAAGTAGGCGCGGACGGGGTTTCGTTCGCCCAGATTTCCGTTGCGGACTACGAATTCCCCGAGTGCGGCCCCGATTGCGGCGGCGTTGTGGCGGTAGTATATCTTAACGGCGAAATCTCCGCCGCAAAACCCGCAAACGACATCGTGGACGCCGCGACGTACTGCGTGCTCTTGCGCGAATTGCGCTTCGACGAAAACGTCAAGGCGGTGGTTTTGCGCGTCAACAGCGGCGGCGGCTCGGCCTACGAGTCGGAATCAATCAGGCGCGAGGTCGAACTGCTCGCAAAGGCCAAGCCCGTTGTGGCGTCGTTCGGCGGAATTTCCGCAAGCGGCGCGTACTGGATTTCCACCGCCGCAAACAAAATCTACGCCGACGCCGAAAGCATTACGGGGTCCATCGGCGTGTTTTCGCTTTTGTTCTCCGCCGAGAAACTCGCGGCGGATTTCGGCATAACCTTCGACGGCGCAAAAACCGCGCCCATGTCGGACATCGGAACGTTCTCGCGCCGCCCGACCAACGCGGAAATTGCGCGGATACGCGCGGCGACCGACACGGTCTATTCGAAATTCGTATCGCTCGTTTCGTCGTCGAGGAAAATCCCGCGCGATGCCGTTTTGAAGCTCGCCGACGGCCGCGTGTTTTCGGGAGCGGCGGCGAAAAAATTGAAGCTTCTGGACGAAATCGGCGGACTTTCCGAAGCCGTCGAATACGCAAAAAAGGCGTCGAAATGCGAAAGCGCGTGCGTGGCGGAATGCCCGCAGCGCGACGCCGTGCGCGATTTGCTCGACATGGTTTCGGAGGGCGGCGCGCCGTTCGCAAAATCCGTGCCGATAAAAACGCTTGAAAGATTTAAAAAGCTGGCGGAAACAAAACGCCGCTCCGCCGTCTACACAAGGATCCCCCTCGATTTCCACATCAGATAA